A single Cryomorphaceae bacterium DNA region contains:
- a CDS encoding glycosyltransferase family 2 protein — protein sequence MPQYSVVIPVYNSLNSLGDLTDRLTAVFSGLDASFELVYVDDCSPNPKTWPKLLELSAQPNVRAIRLTRNFGQQAATICGLEHALGDWVITMDDDGQHAPEDIPKLIQERNHDVVIGQLQEKKHTLSKRFFSWVKARFDRIILDKPKGLRLSAFRLIRRETVENMLQLVRTPYPFLPAMMFYVTKDIVGVPVGHFDRSEGKTGYTLRSMFRLFKNLLINNSSLLLRYIGNLGITIALFSFVLGIYFIYKKLFFDIETVGWTSVIVSVLFIGGLVLFTLGVLGEYLIRIINTVERRPLYIVREEVGKNA from the coding sequence TTGCCTCAGTATTCCGTTGTCATACCCGTTTACAATAGCCTGAATAGTTTAGGTGATTTGACGGATCGCCTTACAGCGGTCTTTAGCGGTCTTGACGCGTCCTTTGAGTTGGTCTACGTCGATGATTGCAGTCCAAACCCTAAGACTTGGCCTAAGCTCCTAGAATTAAGTGCTCAGCCCAATGTCCGTGCTATTCGCCTGACACGCAATTTTGGACAACAGGCTGCAACTATTTGTGGCCTGGAGCACGCTCTTGGTGACTGGGTCATTACCATGGATGACGACGGTCAGCACGCACCAGAGGACATCCCGAAGTTGATTCAAGAGCGCAATCACGATGTGGTGATTGGCCAACTTCAGGAAAAAAAACATACCCTGAGCAAAAGATTCTTCAGTTGGGTGAAGGCTCGATTTGATCGAATTATTCTGGATAAGCCAAAAGGGCTTCGCCTTTCTGCGTTCCGGCTGATTCGTAGAGAAACCGTGGAGAATATGCTTCAATTGGTTCGAACTCCGTACCCGTTTCTACCGGCCATGATGTTTTACGTCACTAAGGATATTGTCGGGGTTCCCGTGGGTCACTTTGACCGTTCCGAGGGAAAGACAGGGTATACGCTCCGGAGCATGTTCCGGTTGTTCAAGAACTTGCTTATCAACAACTCAAGCCTGCTCTTAAGGTATATCGGTAACCTAGGTATCACCATAGCACTCTTTAGCTTTGTGCTTGGGATTTACTTCATCTATAAAAAGCTATTCTTTGACATCGAGACTGTGGGATGGACCTCGGTCATTGTCAGCGTTCTCTTTATCGGAGGGCTTGTGTTGTTTACTTTGGGCGTTCTCGGCGAGTACCTCATTCGCATTATTAACACCGTTGAACGGCGTCCCTTGTATATCGTGCGCGAAGAAGTTGGCAAAAACGCCTAG